TTACCAGGAAACGCTTTTCTGGGGAACATTGGTTAATAGTATTCTCGGTTTATTTTTTATTTTTTACTATCAAACCTACCGGCAGATATGGAGATACACGAGTTTCAGGGAAATTATTCAACTTATTAAGGTCGTCCTCTTAGAAACCGCCTTTTTTATTGCTGGTATGCTTCTTTTTTTTCGCGGAAACTTTCCCCGCTCAGTTTTTCTTTTAATGCCAATAATTAGCTTTGGGATCATGCTGATCCCTCGTTTTATTATTGGATATTATTCTGAAAGGTCGCTTAGTATATTAAAAAAGGATACCAAAAAAGCTTTGATAGTTGGAGCTGGTGATGCCGGAGAGAAAATCTACCGGGAAATCAATCGACATATTGAGCTGGGTTATCGAGTGGTCGGTTTTGTTGATGACGATGCCAGAAAGATAAATTCCCATCTCCATGGGATACGGGTATTAGGAAAAATCGATAAACTTCCTGAGATTGTCAAGAAGAAAAATATTGAAACGGTTGTTGTGGCCATTCCCAGTGCTGGAAGAAAAATCATTCAGAAGGTTTACGGTTTAGTTTCTCCGTTGGCAATTGAGACCTTAGTCATGCCAGGGATATATGAATTAATTGGGAAAAAGATATCATTTGACATCTTGCGGCCATTTAAAATGGAAGACCTCCTTTCCCGTGATCCGGTTTTTTTTGATATGCAGAAAGTTGCTGCTAACTTTTCTGGGAAACGGATATTAATTACCGGCGCTTGTGGTTCGATTGGAAGCGAAATCAGCCGGCAGTTAGCGATTAGTGGAGTTGAGCTCATATTGTTGGATAACAACGAAACCGGCATTTTTGACCTCAACAATGAACTTAGTAATTTAACTCAGGTTCATCCTTTGGTTGCCGATATTCGATATTTAGGACGCTTAAGAAATATAGTGGAAACCTACCAACCCAATCTCATTTTTCATGCTGCAGCCTATAAGCATGTTCCTCTTATGGAAGACAATCACGAAGAAGCTTTTCTTACCAACATAGTTGGAACCTTGAATTGTATTGAAGCCATGGGAGAAAAAGTAGAGAAGTTTGTGGCTATTTCTACCGATAAAGCGGTAGAACCGGAGAATATGATGGGTTTGAGTAAAAAAATGGCTGAAA
The sequence above is a segment of the Candidatus Atribacteria bacterium ADurb.Bin276 genome. Coding sequences within it:
- the pglF_2 gene encoding UDP-N-acetyl-alpha-D-glucosamine C6 dehydratase, producing the protein MFSTRIKFIIDFLAFFLATIIALWLRLDLNIYTVINRYQETLFWGTLVNSILGLFFIFYYQTYRQIWRYTSFREIIQLIKVVLLETAFFIAGMLLFFRGNFPRSVFLLMPIISFGIMLIPRFIIGYYSERSLSILKKDTKKALIVGAGDAGEKIYREINRHIELGYRVVGFVDDDARKINSHLHGIRVLGKIDKLPEIVKKKNIETVVVAIPSAGRKIIQKVYGLVSPLAIETLVMPGIYELIGKKISFDILRPFKMEDLLSRDPVFFDMQKVAANFSGKRILITGACGSIGSEISRQLAISGVELILLDNNETGIFDLNNELSNLTQVHPLVADIRYLGRLRNIVETYQPNLIFHAAAYKHVPLMEDNHEEAFLTNIVGTLNCIEAMGEKVEKFVAISTDKAVEPENMMGLSKKMAEILISSVAKSKLDSKMVVVRFGNVLGSRGNVLEVWKSQLQKSLPLTVTDPAMKRYFMTTQEAVTLVLEASLLGDNGGTYVLKMGELVPILDIK